A genomic region of Alphaproteobacteria bacterium contains the following coding sequences:
- a CDS encoding glycosyltransferase, giving the protein MTSLTLLIVGSLALAAWLVQLAARGGFWRANQRLPTEPPSLPTWPDVTAVVPARNEAASIGQSLTSLLTQDYPGKFTVVMVDDHSDDATAAEARLAARKLGADDRLKVITSAPLPGGWTGKLWAVEQGIRYASTAFRSPYLLLTDADIVHDPASLRRLAGKAETESRDLVSLMALLHCRTGWERLLIPAFVYFFQMLYPFPLANKRTSRVAAAAGGCMLVRRTALERAGGIPSIRDAIIDDVALARRLKDCGSDIWLGLSTNVRSLRAYESLGEIWSMVARTAYAQLGYSPIVLLGAVIAMLLVFAAPPIVGLVGVLGRDPAAATGVLAWGIMIYTYRPTVALFGEPPATASLLPVAAMLYTAMTVNSALRHWRGQGGTWKGRAYSQSARRPTRGA; this is encoded by the coding sequence ATGACGTCACTTACGCTCTTGATTGTGGGATCGCTCGCCCTCGCCGCGTGGCTCGTGCAACTCGCGGCACGCGGCGGATTTTGGCGTGCCAACCAGCGCCTACCGACCGAACCGCCGAGTCTCCCCACCTGGCCCGACGTGACCGCGGTCGTGCCGGCACGAAATGAAGCCGCGTCCATCGGGCAATCCTTGACTTCGCTATTGACCCAGGATTACCCCGGAAAGTTCACCGTTGTAATGGTGGATGATCACAGCGACGACGCAACTGCGGCCGAGGCGCGCCTTGCCGCGCGTAAACTTGGCGCCGACGATCGATTGAAAGTCATAACGAGCGCGCCCTTGCCAGGGGGATGGACGGGCAAGCTGTGGGCGGTTGAACAGGGTATCCGTTATGCGAGCACCGCCTTTCGCTCGCCATACCTCCTCCTGACCGACGCCGACATCGTTCACGACCCGGCGAGCCTGCGCCGCCTTGCCGGCAAGGCTGAGACGGAGTCGCGAGATCTTGTTTCGCTAATGGCCCTGCTTCATTGCCGAACAGGATGGGAGCGCCTTCTGATTCCGGCATTCGTGTATTTTTTTCAGATGCTCTACCCCTTCCCCCTCGCGAACAAGCGGACGAGCCGAGTTGCCGCCGCCGCGGGCGGTTGCATGCTTGTGCGACGCACAGCGCTCGAACGGGCGGGCGGCATTCCTTCCATTCGCGACGCCATCATCGATGACGTAGCGCTCGCCCGGCGTCTAAAGGACTGCGGCAGCGACATCTGGCTGGGACTCAGTACGAACGTCAGGAGCCTGCGAGCCTACGAATCCCTCGGCGAAATCTGGTCGATGGTCGCGCGTACAGCTTATGCCCAGCTCGGATATTCGCCGATCGTACTGCTCGGCGCCGTGATCGCCATGTTGCTCGTGTTCGCAGCACCACCTATCGTCGGACTCGTCGGCGTTCTCGGGCGAGATCCGGCCGCGGCCACGGGCGTGCTCGCCTGGGGCATCATGATCTATACCTACCGCCCGACGGTCGCTCTCTTTGGCGAACCGCCCGCGACCGCCTCGCTGCTTCCCGTGGCAGCCATGCTCTATACGGCGATGACGGTCAATTCGGCGTTGCGCCACTGGCGCGGACAGGGCGGGACCTGGAAGGGTCGGGCTTATTCGCAGAGCGCACGCCGGCCGACCCGAGGTGCATGA